One genomic segment of Micromonospora sp. WMMC415 includes these proteins:
- a CDS encoding carbohydrate ABC transporter permease translates to MSVQLDARPPVAAAPPVRPTRSYRLSRFDARWSPYLYIAPFFLLFAVFGAYPLAYTLWVSLHEWDLLGTEPTFVGAENYTRLLADPDFWHAVVNTLGIFVISTVPQLLAALWLANLLNRQLRARTGWRMAVLVPNVTSTAAVAIVFGVLFGREFGMVNWLLDLVGVDAIDWKANRVASWVAISTMVDWRWTGYNALIFLAAMQAIPRDLYESAAIDGASRARQFWSITVPLLRPTIIFAVIISTIGGLQLFTEPRLFHAGTNAIRGGPSRESQTVTMYMFENAFAPYYNFGYGSAVAWLLFALIAVVAVVNVLIIRRLGTDAGPRTGGRKGGRG, encoded by the coding sequence ATGAGCGTTCAGCTTGACGCCCGGCCGCCCGTGGCGGCGGCACCACCCGTGCGGCCCACCCGCTCCTACCGGCTCAGCCGGTTCGACGCGCGCTGGTCGCCCTACCTCTACATCGCCCCGTTCTTCCTGCTCTTCGCGGTCTTCGGGGCGTACCCGCTGGCGTACACGCTCTGGGTATCCCTGCACGAGTGGGACCTGCTCGGCACCGAGCCGACCTTCGTCGGCGCGGAGAACTACACCCGGCTACTGGCCGACCCGGACTTCTGGCACGCGGTCGTCAACACGCTGGGCATCTTCGTCATCTCCACCGTGCCGCAGCTGCTCGCCGCGCTCTGGCTGGCCAACCTGCTCAACCGGCAGCTCCGCGCCCGGACCGGCTGGCGGATGGCCGTGCTGGTCCCCAACGTCACCTCCACCGCCGCGGTGGCGATCGTCTTCGGGGTGCTGTTCGGCCGCGAGTTCGGCATGGTCAACTGGCTGCTCGACCTGGTCGGCGTCGACGCGATCGACTGGAAGGCCAACCGCGTCGCCTCCTGGGTCGCCATCTCCACGATGGTGGACTGGCGGTGGACCGGCTACAACGCGCTGATCTTCCTCGCCGCCATGCAGGCCATCCCCCGCGACCTGTACGAGTCGGCGGCGATCGACGGGGCGAGCCGGGCCCGACAGTTCTGGTCGATCACCGTCCCGCTGCTCCGCCCGACGATCATCTTCGCGGTCATCATCTCCACCATCGGCGGGCTCCAACTCTTCACCGAGCCCCGCCTCTTCCACGCCGGGACCAACGCGATCCGCGGCGGGCCGTCCCGGGAGTCCCAGACGGTGACGATGTACATGTTCGAGAACGCGTTCGCCCCGTACTACAACTTCGGGTACGGCTCCGCCGTGGCGTGGCTGCTGTTCGCGCTCATCGCCGTCGTGGCGGTGGTCAACGTGCTGATCATCCGCCGGCTCGGCACCGACGCGGGACCCCGCACGGGCGGCCGGAAGGGAGGCCGGGGATGA
- a CDS encoding UDP-N-acetylmuramate dehydrogenase: protein MSDVHTQPTTGAEPDAGCHLAPYTTLRLGGLATRVVTATTADEIIHAVREAGERNEKILILAGGSNVVIGDAGFPGTVVLVRSRGVQVVAEDADTVTVRVEAGEPWDDFVATTVANGWSGLECLSGIPGSTGATPIQNVGAYGQEVAETVTGVQVYDRVAGTTDRIAAADCGFMYRSSIFKYSDRWVVLSVDFRLARSPLSGPVRYAELARALGVDVGDRVPLGDARATVLRLRAGKGMVLDAADPDTWSVGSFFTNPVLDRAAYQRLRERAADIGEPPSWPGAGDTVKVSAAWLIDKAGYGKGHPGPDGAVTISTKHTLALTHRSGTARTEDLVALARDIRAGVESRFGVTLHPEPVLVNCAL from the coding sequence GTGTCAGACGTCCATACCCAGCCGACAACTGGCGCCGAACCGGACGCCGGGTGCCACCTGGCGCCGTACACGACACTGCGCCTGGGCGGCCTGGCCACCCGCGTGGTCACGGCCACCACCGCCGACGAGATCATCCACGCCGTCCGGGAAGCGGGGGAGCGGAACGAGAAGATCCTGATCCTCGCCGGAGGCAGCAACGTGGTGATCGGGGACGCCGGCTTCCCCGGAACCGTGGTGCTGGTCCGCTCCCGGGGCGTCCAGGTCGTCGCGGAGGACGCCGACACGGTGACCGTACGCGTCGAGGCCGGCGAGCCGTGGGACGACTTCGTCGCCACCACGGTGGCCAACGGCTGGTCCGGCCTCGAGTGCCTCTCCGGGATCCCCGGCTCCACCGGCGCCACCCCGATCCAGAACGTCGGCGCGTACGGGCAGGAAGTCGCCGAGACCGTCACCGGCGTGCAGGTCTACGACCGGGTCGCCGGCACCACCGACCGGATCGCCGCCGCCGACTGCGGCTTCATGTACCGGTCCAGCATCTTCAAGTACAGCGACCGGTGGGTGGTGCTGTCGGTCGACTTCCGGCTCGCGCGGTCGCCGCTGTCCGGCCCGGTCCGGTACGCCGAACTGGCCCGGGCGCTCGGCGTCGACGTCGGTGACCGGGTTCCGCTGGGTGACGCGCGGGCCACGGTGCTGCGGCTGCGGGCCGGCAAGGGCATGGTGCTCGACGCCGCCGACCCGGACACCTGGTCGGTCGGGTCGTTCTTCACCAACCCCGTGCTCGACCGGGCCGCGTACCAGCGCCTGCGGGAACGGGCCGCCGACATCGGGGAACCACCGTCCTGGCCCGGCGCGGGGGACACGGTGAAGGTCAGCGCGGCGTGGCTGATCGACAAGGCCGGCTACGGCAAGGGCCACCCCGGTCCGGACGGCGCCGTCACCATCTCCACCAAGCACACGCTGGCCCTGACCCACCGCAGCGGCACCGCCCGGACCGAGGACCTGGTGGCGCTGGCCCGCGATATCCGCGCCGGCGTGGAGTCCCGCTTCGGCGTGACCCTGCACCCGGAACCCGTCCTGGTGAACTGCGCCCTGTAA
- a CDS encoding extracellular solute-binding protein — MGATSRRRLAAVAFLTATTLLATTACGGNGDDAGDGTVTLTVDVFGQFGYDELYKEYMAANPGVKIVERGTGGNLDEYSPKLTQWLAAGKGAGDVVAIEEGLLVEYKANPGNFVNLLDHGAAELKGNFLDWKWNAGLTADGKQLIGLGTDVGGMAMCYRKDLFAKAGLPTERDAVSALWPTWQDYVRVGERFTAAKTGASFLDAATNTFNTIVLQTAGNSSGYHYYDTGDNLVVDTNPAVKQAWDTTMDIIDSGLSGKYGAWSEEWVSAFKQAKFATIACPAWMTGVIEGHAGPAAKGRWDIARVPGDGGNWGGSYLAVPKQSKHRDEAVKLATFLTSAKGQIGAFKAKGPLPSSPQALDDPAIAGATNAYFSDAPVGQIFAAGARSLKPVYMGPKNQAVRTEVENAVRTVELGQRSPEQGWTDAVTNAKKAAAK; from the coding sequence ATGGGTGCCACCTCGCGCCGCCGCCTCGCGGCGGTCGCCTTTCTCACCGCCACCACCCTGCTCGCCACCACCGCCTGCGGCGGGAACGGCGACGACGCCGGTGACGGCACGGTCACGCTGACCGTCGACGTGTTCGGCCAGTTCGGCTACGACGAGCTGTACAAGGAGTACATGGCCGCCAACCCCGGCGTGAAGATCGTCGAGCGGGGCACCGGCGGCAACCTCGACGAGTACTCGCCGAAGCTCACCCAGTGGCTCGCCGCCGGCAAGGGCGCCGGTGACGTGGTCGCCATCGAGGAGGGCCTGCTCGTCGAGTACAAGGCCAACCCGGGCAACTTCGTCAACCTGCTCGACCACGGCGCGGCCGAACTGAAGGGCAACTTCCTCGACTGGAAGTGGAACGCCGGCCTCACCGCCGACGGCAAGCAGCTCATCGGCCTCGGCACCGACGTCGGCGGCATGGCGATGTGCTACCGCAAGGACCTGTTCGCCAAGGCCGGCCTGCCGACCGAGCGGGACGCCGTGTCGGCGCTCTGGCCGACCTGGCAGGACTACGTCCGCGTCGGCGAGCGGTTCACCGCGGCGAAGACCGGGGCGTCGTTCCTGGACGCCGCCACCAACACGTTCAACACGATCGTGCTCCAGACCGCCGGCAACAGCTCGGGCTACCACTACTACGACACCGGCGACAACCTGGTGGTCGACACCAACCCGGCGGTGAAGCAGGCCTGGGACACCACCATGGACATCATCGACTCCGGCCTGTCCGGCAAGTACGGCGCGTGGTCCGAGGAGTGGGTCTCCGCGTTCAAGCAGGCCAAGTTCGCCACCATCGCCTGTCCGGCCTGGATGACCGGCGTCATCGAGGGCCACGCCGGCCCGGCGGCCAAGGGCAGGTGGGACATCGCCCGCGTCCCCGGCGACGGCGGCAACTGGGGCGGCTCCTACCTCGCCGTACCGAAGCAGAGCAAGCACCGGGACGAGGCGGTCAAGCTGGCCACGTTCCTGACCAGCGCCAAGGGCCAGATCGGCGCGTTCAAGGCCAAGGGACCGCTGCCGTCCTCGCCGCAGGCGCTCGACGACCCGGCCATCGCCGGGGCCACCAACGCGTACTTCTCCGACGCCCCGGTGGGCCAGATCTTCGCCGCCGGCGCCAGGAGCCTGAAGCCGGTCTACATGGGCCCGAAGAACCAGGCCGTCCGCACCGAGGTGGAGAACGCCGTCCGCACCGTTGAGCTGGGCCAGCGCAGCCCGGAGCAGGGCTGGACCGACGCGGTGACGAACGCGAAGAAGGCCGCCGCCAAGTAA
- a CDS encoding carbohydrate ABC transporter permease translates to MSRLWRASPLTYGALVVAAFSSIFPIWWMFVVASRSSDAMGQLPPPVTPGGNLGANISRLFANTDAYFLTGLINSAIVATTVTVSVVFFSTLAGFAFAKLRFRGRNALLMVIIATMMVPTQLGVIPLYLLMTKLNWNDRLPAVIVPALVTGFGVFMMRQYAAQAVSTELIEAARVDGCGTARIYWNVVLPALRPAAAVLGLLTFMTTWNDFLWPYAVLNDPENPTVQLSLRALSDGYYQDMSQVFTGTAIATLPLLLVFVLFGRQIIGGIMEGAVKA, encoded by the coding sequence ATGAGCCGGCTCTGGCGGGCCAGCCCGCTCACGTACGGCGCCCTGGTGGTCGCCGCGTTCTCCTCGATCTTCCCGATCTGGTGGATGTTCGTCGTGGCGAGCCGGTCCAGCGACGCGATGGGCCAACTCCCGCCACCGGTCACCCCCGGTGGCAACCTGGGCGCGAACATCTCCCGGCTGTTCGCCAACACCGACGCGTACTTCCTCACCGGACTGATCAACTCGGCGATCGTGGCGACCACCGTCACCGTGTCGGTGGTCTTCTTCTCCACCCTGGCCGGGTTCGCCTTCGCGAAGCTGCGGTTCCGGGGGCGCAACGCCCTGCTCATGGTCATCATCGCGACGATGATGGTGCCCACCCAGCTCGGCGTCATCCCGTTGTACCTGCTGATGACCAAGTTGAACTGGAACGACCGGCTGCCGGCCGTGATCGTCCCCGCGCTGGTCACCGGGTTCGGGGTGTTCATGATGCGCCAGTACGCGGCGCAGGCGGTCAGCACCGAGCTGATCGAGGCCGCCCGGGTCGACGGCTGCGGCACGGCCCGCATCTACTGGAACGTGGTGCTGCCGGCGCTCCGCCCGGCCGCCGCGGTCCTCGGCCTGCTGACGTTCATGACCACCTGGAACGACTTCCTCTGGCCGTACGCGGTGCTCAACGACCCGGAGAACCCGACCGTGCAACTGTCGTTGCGGGCCCTGTCCGACGGGTACTACCAGGACATGTCGCAGGTGTTCACCGGCACGGCCATCGCGACGCTGCCCCTGCTGCTGGTCTTCGTCCTGTTCGGCCGCCAGATCATCGGCGGGATCATGGAAGGTGCGGTCAAGGCGTGA
- a CDS encoding maleylpyruvate isomerase family mycothiol-dependent enzyme, whose protein sequence is MSRLHGTKDFWIGALRAEGGAFAAAVAEAPPETPVLSCPGWTVADLTLHLAGIYRWVHGVAGTPGTTAPADRPRPVEAGPGETPLQLWQQAYDQLMARFDTLDPEAPAWNWAPQPKKAGFWPRRMAHETAVHRWDAQLAIAAGEPIEAKLAADGVSEVLDTWLPAGRRRPGGPWHGVVHLSAPDAAQEWFLRLRGEGVALLDTATIFDHDDHHARVHVVGTASDLLLALWGRVSFDTLTATGDRHLLDGLRVG, encoded by the coding sequence ATGAGCAGACTGCACGGCACGAAGGACTTCTGGATCGGGGCACTCCGGGCGGAGGGCGGGGCGTTCGCCGCGGCGGTCGCGGAGGCGCCGCCCGAGACGCCGGTGCTGTCCTGCCCCGGGTGGACGGTGGCCGACCTGACGCTGCACCTCGCCGGGATCTACCGCTGGGTGCACGGCGTCGCGGGGACGCCCGGCACCACCGCGCCGGCCGATCGTCCCCGGCCGGTAGAGGCGGGGCCGGGCGAGACTCCGCTCCAGCTCTGGCAGCAGGCGTACGACCAGCTCATGGCCCGCTTCGACACGCTGGACCCGGAGGCGCCGGCGTGGAACTGGGCTCCCCAGCCGAAGAAGGCCGGGTTCTGGCCGCGTCGGATGGCGCACGAGACGGCCGTGCACCGCTGGGACGCCCAGCTCGCCATCGCCGCCGGTGAGCCGATCGAGGCGAAGCTCGCGGCCGACGGGGTGAGCGAGGTGCTGGACACGTGGCTGCCCGCCGGGCGGCGCCGGCCGGGCGGGCCCTGGCACGGGGTGGTGCACCTGTCGGCTCCGGACGCGGCGCAGGAGTGGTTCCTGCGGCTGCGCGGCGAGGGCGTCGCCCTGCTGGACACGGCGACCATCTTCGACCACGACGACCACCACGCCCGCGTCCACGTCGTCGGCACGGCGAGCGATCTGCTGCTGGCGTTGTGGGGCCGGGTCAGCTTCGACACCCTGACCGCCACCGGTGACCGGCACCTCCTGGACGGCCTCCGCGTGGGCTGA
- a CDS encoding GH1 family beta-glucosidase: MSELRFPEGFRWGAATAAYQIEGAVRDDGRGPSIWDTFSRTPGKVHQGHTGDVACDHYHRYADDVALMAELGLRTYRFSVAWPRIQPDGTGPVNPRGLDFYDRLVDALLARGIDPLVTLYHWDLPQALEDRGGWTARETAEHFATYATVVHARLGDRVRTWTTLNEPWCSAYLGYGNGVHAPGVRDAGAAFTAVHHLLLGHGLAARALRAAGAATVGITLNTGDIRPADPDRAADAAAVRLVDGLQNRIFLDPLLRAAYPDDVLDHTARIVEPTFLRDGDEKLIAAPIDLLGVNYYSPTYVAGRPGGAGNEAYPGTDGAVEFLPPAGPLTDMGWMIEPAGLTRLLERLAADYPGVPLLVTENGAAYPDKTGNDPAGEIVDTDRIAYLDGHLRAAHEAIARGVDLRGYLVWSLLDNFEWAEGYRKRFGIVHVDYLTQRRTLKASARWYQEVISRNGL; the protein is encoded by the coding sequence GTGAGTGAGCTGCGATTTCCCGAGGGCTTCCGCTGGGGCGCCGCCACCGCGGCGTACCAGATCGAGGGCGCGGTCCGCGACGACGGCCGCGGCCCGTCGATCTGGGACACCTTCAGCCGTACGCCGGGCAAGGTCCACCAGGGCCACACCGGTGACGTCGCCTGCGACCACTACCACCGGTACGCCGACGACGTGGCCCTGATGGCGGAACTCGGGCTGCGGACGTACCGCTTCTCGGTGGCCTGGCCCCGGATCCAGCCCGACGGCACCGGCCCGGTCAACCCGCGCGGCCTGGACTTCTACGACCGGCTGGTGGACGCGCTGCTCGCCCGGGGCATCGACCCGCTGGTCACGCTCTACCACTGGGACCTGCCGCAGGCGCTGGAGGACCGGGGCGGCTGGACCGCGCGGGAGACCGCCGAACACTTCGCCACGTACGCCACCGTCGTGCACGCCCGGCTCGGCGACCGGGTGCGCACCTGGACGACGCTCAACGAGCCGTGGTGCTCGGCCTATCTGGGATACGGCAACGGGGTGCACGCACCCGGGGTGCGGGACGCGGGCGCGGCCTTCACCGCCGTACACCATCTGCTGCTCGGGCACGGCCTCGCGGCCCGGGCCCTGCGGGCGGCGGGCGCGGCGACCGTGGGGATCACGCTGAACACCGGCGACATCCGCCCGGCCGACCCGGACCGCGCGGCGGACGCCGCCGCGGTGCGCCTGGTCGACGGCCTGCAGAACCGGATCTTCCTGGACCCGCTGCTGCGCGCGGCCTACCCGGACGACGTGCTGGACCACACCGCACGGATCGTCGAGCCGACGTTCCTCCGGGACGGGGACGAGAAGCTGATCGCGGCGCCGATCGACCTGCTCGGGGTGAACTACTACTCGCCCACCTACGTCGCCGGGCGGCCGGGCGGCGCCGGGAACGAGGCGTACCCGGGCACCGACGGCGCGGTCGAGTTCCTGCCGCCCGCCGGCCCGCTCACCGACATGGGCTGGATGATCGAGCCGGCCGGGCTCACCCGGCTGCTGGAACGCCTCGCCGCCGACTACCCGGGAGTGCCGCTGCTCGTCACCGAGAACGGAGCGGCGTACCCGGACAAGACCGGGAACGACCCGGCCGGGGAGATCGTCGACACCGACCGGATCGCGTACCTCGACGGGCACCTGCGCGCCGCGCACGAGGCCATCGCCCGGGGGGTGGACCTGCGCGGCTATCTCGTATGGTCGTTGCTGGACAACTTCGAGTGGGCCGAGGGGTACCGGAAGCGGTTCGGGATCGTCCACGTCGACTACCTGACCCAGCGGCGCACACTGAAGGCGAGCGCCCGCTGGTACCAGGAGGTGATCTCCCGGAACGGGCTGTGA